One part of the Arabidopsis thaliana chromosome 1 sequence genome encodes these proteins:
- a CDS encoding ECA1 gametogenesis family protein (DUF784) (LOCATED IN: endomembrane system; CONTAINS InterPro DOMAIN/s: Protein of unknown function DUF784, Arabidopsis thaliana (InterPro:IPR008502); BEST Arabidopsis thaliana protein match is: Bifunctional inhibitor/lipid-transfer protein/seed storage 2S albumin superfamily protein (TAIR:AT1G45221.1); Has 130 Blast hits to 128 proteins in 3 species: Archae - 0; Bacteria - 0; Metazoa - 0; Fungi - 0; Plants - 130; Viruses - 0; Other Eukaryotes - 0 (source: NCBI BLink).): MARLSSHVIALFIVVALVCAFVPVFSVEEAEAKSLWNTCLVKITPKCALNIIYVVFGNGTLIESCCYYLVQEGKVCHDNLIKYIADRPSLIGRKAQYLKKRDDVWNHCVSISKTA, translated from the coding sequence ATGGCTAGGTTAAGCTCCCATGTTATTGCGCTATTCATTGTTGTAGCTTTGGTGTGTGCGTTTGTTCCTGTATTTTCTGtcgaagaagctgaagcaaaatCATTATGGAACACTTGTCTAGTTAAAATCACTCCTAAATGTGcattgaatataatttatgttgtttttggaAATGGAACCCTCATTGAATCTTGTTGCTACTATCTTGTCCAAGAAGGAAAAGTGTGCCATGATAATCTCATTAAATATATTGCTGACAGACCAAGCTTAATTGGCCGCAAAGCACaatacttgaagaagaggGATGACGTGTGGAATCACTGTGTCTCAATTTCTAAAACTGCTTaa
- a CDS encoding Bifunctional inhibitor/lipid-transfer protein/seed storage 2S albumin superfamily protein (Bifunctional inhibitor/lipid-transfer protein/seed storage 2S albumin superfamily protein; LOCATED IN: endomembrane system; CONTAINS InterPro DOMAIN/s: Protein of unknown function DUF784, Arabidopsis thaliana (InterPro:IPR008502), Bifunctional inhibitor/plant lipid transfer protein/seed storage (InterPro:IPR016140); BEST Arabidopsis thaliana protein match is: Protein of unknown function (DUF784) (TAIR:AT1G45215.1); Has 130 Blast hits to 128 proteins in 3 species: Archae - 0; Bacteria - 0; Metazoa - 0; Fungi - 0; Plants - 130; Viruses - 0; Other Eukaryotes - 0 (source: NCBI BLink).): MARLSSHVIALFIVVALVCAFVPVFSVEEAEAKSLWNTCLVKITPKCALNIIYVVFGNGTLIESCCYDLVQEGKVCHDNLIKYIADRPSLIGRKAQYLKKRDDVWNHCVSISKTA; encoded by the coding sequence ATGGCTAGGTTAAGCTCCCATGTTATTGCGCTATTCATTGTTGTAGCTTTGGTGTGTGCGTTTGTTCCTGTATTTTCTGtcgaagaagctgaagcaaaatCATTATGGAACACTTGTCTAGTTAAAATCACTCCTAAATGTGcattgaatataatttatgttgtttttggaAATGGAACCCTCATTGAATCTTGTTGCTACGATCTTGTCCAAGAAGGAAAAGTGTGCCATGATAATCTCATTAAATATATTGCTGACAGACCAAGCTTAATTGGCCGCAAAGCACaatacttgaagaagaggGATGACGTGTGGAATCACTGTGTCTCAATTTCTAAAACTGCTTaa